One Brassica oleracea var. oleracea cultivar TO1000 chromosome C7, BOL, whole genome shotgun sequence genomic window carries:
- the LOC106304424 gene encoding uncharacterized protein LOC106304424, whose product MDFLPPVKPESVEEVVLMEYDEENNQLEAEFCPVEHPVEPEEEDRPVKCPVPISSALIHNSTEKTKPGWVKHRASCETQVYPPPRHVRNVRKRRNSFVEGDSSFFTRSMFSTSTHDEEETTSRRSTATTIYRVFRQVHEFEP is encoded by the exons ATGGACTTCCTTCCCCCA GTCAAACCAGAAAGTGTGGAGGAGGTAGTGTTGATGGAATACGATGAAGAGAACAACCAACTCGAAGCCGAGTTTTGTCCCGTTGAGCATCCAGTTGAACCGGAAGAAGAAGATCGTCCGGTTAAATGTCCCGTACCAATCTCATCTGCTCTCATCCAC AATTCAACGGAGAAAACCAAACCGGGCTGGGTTAAACACAGAGCCAGCTGCGAAACTCAGGTTTATCCACCTCCACGTCATGTCCGTAACGTAAGGAAGAGACGCAACTCGTTTGTCGAAGGAGACAGCAGTTTCTTCACGAGATCTATGTTCTCCACATCGACTCACGATGAGGAAGAAACCACATCTCGAAGATCCACTGCCACAACAATCTACCGTGTTTTTCGACAAGTTCACGAGTTCGAGCCGTGA
- the LOC106303065 gene encoding uncharacterized protein LOC106303065 — MYETAKEGPRSNDIVQYMRSEHGLEISYSLAWDAREYAINKVKGLPEEGYEKIPKYLHMMREANPGSHTSYERDSEGRFRFLFISFGQSLRGFYVAIQKVIVVDGAFLKRKYKGVLLVATALDGNSNLYPIAFGVVDSENDLTWNWFMRQLNAVIADEHSLAFVSDRNSSIAKAIANVYPQAHHGICIHHLLNNVVTYFSGKGVAGLVAKASKAYRAADFQADVRKWARCQFSGYRYDINTTNPAESINSALRTPREFPVIPLMDSIREMMTRWFFQRRTLSSKHSKPLTIAVEKKIDRRIEKGKKFKVFPISDDRFLVQGDTFDCMVDLVRRTCSCGKFDLMKIPCRHAIKAGFSVGIQAHTLTDDIYTTASWRTAYEESINPIGVPEDAWTVPSHVEQTKVLPPESRRAAGRRKKRRYETTEDKIRSSQGNQGSKGRKCSICGIRGHDRRTCDRAI, encoded by the exons ATGTATGAAACTGCTAAAGAAGGGCCGAGATCTAATGATATAGTCCAGTATATGCGTTCAGAACATGGACTTGAGATATCCTATTCTTTGGCATGGGATGCACGTGAGTATGCAATCAACAAAGTGAAAGGCCTTCCAGAGGAAGGCTATGAAAAAATTCCCAAATACTTGCACATGATGAGGGAAGCTAATCCAGGGTCACACACGTCTTATGAAAGGGATTCTGAAGGGCGATTCAGATTCCTCTTCATCTCCTTTGGTCAGAGTCTTCGCGGTTTCTATGTTGCAATTCAGAAAGTTATTGTTGTGGATGGGGCGTTCTTGAAGAGAAAATACAAAGGGGTATTACTGGTTGCTACTGCATTAGATGGAAACTCTAATTTATATCCTATTGCATTTGGAGTTGTCGACTCAGAGAATGACCTTACGTGGAACTGGTTTATGAGACAACTTAATGCGGTCATTGCTGACGAGCATAGTTTAGCTTTTGTGTCTGATAGGAATTCCTCGATTGCTAAAGCTATTGCTAACGTGTACCCGCAAGCTCATCACGGAATTTGCATTCACCACTTGCTGAATAATGTCGTAACATATTTTAGTGGGAAAGGTGTGGCTGGTTTGGTTGCAAAGGCTTCTAAAGCTTATCGAGCTGCTGATTTTC AAGCCGATGTGAGGAAGTGGGCTCGTTGTCAATTCTCGGGTTACAGGTATGATATCAACACTACTAACCCTGCGGAGTCGATAAATTCTGCTTTGCGTACGCCTAGAGAGTTTCCAGTAATACCTCTAATGGACAGCATTAGGGAAATGATGACTCGATGGTTTTTCCAACGTAGAACTTTAAGTTCTAAGCACTCGAAGCCACTGACCATTGCTGTGGAGAAGAAGATAGACAGAAGGATTGAGAAGGGTAAAAAGTTTAAGGTCTTCCCGATTAGCGATGACAGGTTTTTGGTTCAAGGTGACACTTTTGACTGCATGGTTGACTTGGTCAGACGCACGTGTTCTTGTGGGAAGTTTGATCTGATGAAAATCCCATGCAGGCACGCCATAAAAGCAGGCTTCAGTGTTGGAATACAAGCACACACACTCACAGACGACATATACACTACTGCGTCATGGCGCACGGCTTATGAAGAAAGCATAAATCCTATTGGTGTCCCTGAAGATGCTTGGACTGTTCCATCTCATGTGGAGCAGACGAAAGTCCTTCCTCCAGAGTCTAGACGAGCTGCAGGTAGAAGAAAGAAACGCAGATACGAGACAACCGAAGATAAGATCCGTTCGTCACAAGGAAATCAAGGCTCTAAAGGTCGCAAATGTAGCATATGTGGGATTCGAGGGCACGATAGGAGAACATGTGATCGAGCAATATAG